One part of the Malus sylvestris chromosome 2, drMalSylv7.2, whole genome shotgun sequence genome encodes these proteins:
- the LOC126606107 gene encoding uncharacterized protein LOC126606107 — translation MSGPSDRRFDLNLGEETATPSPDNIWRPSFISPTGPLTVGDYVMKNDMTAAVVARNLLTPKDNRLLSKRSDELAVKDSLALSVQCAGSVSNMAQRLFARTRQVESLAAEVMSLKQEIRGLKHENKQLHRLAHDYATNMKRKLDQMKESDGKVLLDHQRFVGLFQRHLLPSSSRAVPGNEASNDEPPMPHPSGVLSSTEAPDNHPPVLSLSRALPTAETSPKQPL, via the coding sequence atgtctggaccctccgaccgtcgttttgacttgaaccttggagaagagacagccacgccttctccagacaacatatggcgcccatccttcatatcccctactggtcctcttaccgttggggattatgtgatgaagaatgatatgaccgctgcagtggtggccaggaaccttctcactcccaaagataacagactactttccaaacggtctgatgagttggctgttaaggactctctggctcttagtgttcagtgtgcaggttctgtgtctaatatggcccaacgcctatttgctagaacccgtcaagttgaatcattggctgctgaagtgatgagtctcaaacaggagattagagggctcaagcatgagaataagcagttgcaccggctcgcccatgactatgctacaaacatgaagaggaagcttgaccagatgaaggaatctgatggtaaggttttacttgatcatcagcggtttgtgggtttgttccaaaggcatttattgccttcgtcctctagggctgtacctggtaatgaagcttcaaatgatgaacctccaatgcctcatccttctggggttttgtcaagtactgaggctccggataaccaccctccggtgctttctctttctagggctctaccgactgctgagacttcccctaagcaacctttgtga